A single region of the Arthrobacter sp. PAMC25564 genome encodes:
- a CDS encoding alpha/beta fold hydrolase, whose product MVGARWPGVDPEWSREVDVASTSAADEPGTIRRWHLLDNGAQLSRRGLAPAGTLLCVHGNPTWSYLWRTLLTAGSDSAHPWRVVAVDQLDMGFSERTGTFRRLADRINDLGDLTAALGLGGPVVTVGHDWGGVISLGWALAHPQQLAGVVLTNTAVHQPSGTRIPPALRLALHPAVHRWGTTTSATFLRVTHSLAHPPLTPDVRAAFMAPYRGAGRRAGVGNFVADIPAAPSHPSFPVLSRVADGLGGLGVPALMLWGPRDPIFSDRYLKDLIGRLPHAEVHRFEGAGHLVAEDRDIAAPVFEWLAARGRDSGPGRRRPDVMAGGPVPEDDAATRPLWAPLTELAAGPAGGETAVAEMATDGGVSRSLSWRELEQNVAALAAGLQEAGVGPRSRVSLMVPPGVDLAVVLYACLRLGAVVVVADAGLGTRGLSRAVKGATPDFLIGIDKALAAASVLGWPGRRISVRDLPAARRRLLGVETSLAALGRPGAGPGPELPCRGPALAPEPAPEAPAAVLFTSGSTGPAKGVLYTHRQLAAMRDTVAATLGIRPGARLVAGFAPFALLGPALGAVSVTPAMDVTAPRTLTARALADAAAAIDATVVFASPAALRNVLATKGGLGPAGHEALGRVDLLLSAGAPVPESLLEEVQRLLPGASLHTPYGMTEALPVTDISLEQIRAAEADAGNMAGAGNGVCVGLPVHGARVAVIRLAADGSAHGTGSVTDAVTEAGVTGEILVSAPHVKEAYDRLWLTQRNSVRTPGWHRTGDVGHFDAAGRLWVEGRLAHLVTAPGAVVTPIGAEQAIERLDDVGLAAVVGVGPSGTQAVVAVVETVPPVRRAGPAAPQLAGRVRDAARQAGVSVAAVLVVPSQPTDIRHNAKIDRTRLARWASAVLAGGRPGTP is encoded by the coding sequence ATGGTAGGCGCCCGCTGGCCCGGCGTGGACCCGGAGTGGTCGCGTGAAGTCGACGTGGCGTCCACCTCCGCCGCGGATGAGCCGGGAACGATCCGCCGCTGGCACCTGCTCGACAACGGCGCCCAGCTCTCCCGCCGCGGCCTGGCTCCCGCCGGCACCCTGCTGTGCGTGCACGGCAACCCGACCTGGTCCTACCTGTGGCGGACCCTGCTGACCGCCGGAAGCGACTCCGCCCATCCGTGGCGCGTGGTGGCCGTGGACCAGCTGGATATGGGCTTCTCCGAGCGCACCGGTACGTTCCGGCGCCTGGCGGACCGGATCAACGACCTGGGCGACCTCACCGCCGCGCTCGGGCTGGGCGGCCCGGTGGTCACGGTCGGCCACGACTGGGGCGGCGTGATCAGCCTCGGTTGGGCCCTGGCCCATCCGCAGCAGCTCGCCGGGGTGGTGCTGACCAACACCGCCGTCCACCAGCCCTCCGGCACCCGCATCCCGCCGGCGCTGCGGCTTGCCCTGCACCCGGCCGTGCACCGCTGGGGAACCACGACGTCGGCGACCTTCCTGCGGGTGACCCACTCCCTGGCCCACCCGCCGTTGACCCCGGATGTCCGCGCCGCGTTCATGGCCCCCTACCGCGGCGCCGGGCGGCGCGCCGGCGTGGGGAACTTCGTCGCGGACATTCCAGCGGCCCCGTCCCATCCCAGCTTCCCGGTGCTCAGCCGCGTCGCCGACGGGCTGGGCGGACTGGGCGTTCCGGCCCTGATGCTCTGGGGCCCGCGGGACCCGATCTTTTCCGACCGGTACCTCAAGGACCTCATCGGCCGGCTGCCGCACGCCGAAGTGCACCGTTTCGAGGGAGCCGGCCACCTGGTCGCCGAAGACCGGGACATCGCCGCTCCCGTCTTCGAGTGGCTTGCCGCGCGCGGCCGGGACAGCGGACCCGGTCGTCGTCGGCCGGACGTCATGGCCGGCGGCCCGGTGCCGGAGGACGACGCCGCGACCCGGCCCCTGTGGGCTCCGCTCACCGAACTGGCCGCAGGACCCGCCGGCGGGGAAACCGCCGTCGCGGAAATGGCCACGGACGGTGGCGTCTCCCGCTCGCTCAGCTGGCGGGAGCTGGAGCAGAACGTCGCCGCCCTCGCCGCGGGCCTGCAGGAAGCCGGTGTCGGGCCCCGCAGCCGGGTGAGCCTGATGGTCCCGCCGGGCGTGGACTTGGCCGTGGTCCTCTACGCCTGCCTGCGGCTCGGGGCGGTGGTCGTCGTGGCCGACGCCGGGCTGGGCACCCGCGGCCTGAGCCGCGCCGTGAAGGGCGCCACCCCGGATTTCCTGATCGGAATCGACAAGGCACTGGCGGCAGCCTCGGTGCTTGGCTGGCCGGGACGGCGGATCAGTGTGCGGGACCTGCCGGCCGCCCGCCGCCGCCTCCTCGGCGTCGAAACCTCCCTCGCCGCCCTCGGCCGCCCCGGAGCCGGCCCCGGTCCGGAACTCCCTTGCCGGGGTCCGGCCCTGGCCCCGGAGCCGGCTCCGGAAGCTCCCGCCGCAGTACTCTTCACCTCCGGCTCCACCGGCCCCGCCAAGGGCGTGCTCTACACGCACCGGCAACTGGCCGCGATGCGGGATACCGTGGCCGCGACGCTGGGGATCCGCCCGGGCGCGCGCCTGGTGGCGGGCTTCGCGCCGTTCGCCCTGCTGGGACCGGCCCTCGGTGCCGTTTCGGTGACGCCGGCCATGGACGTCACCGCGCCCCGCACCTTGACTGCCCGCGCCCTGGCCGACGCCGCCGCGGCCATCGACGCCACGGTCGTCTTCGCCTCGCCCGCGGCGCTGCGCAACGTCCTCGCGACCAAGGGCGGCCTGGGCCCAGCCGGACACGAGGCCCTGGGGCGCGTGGATCTGCTGCTCTCCGCCGGCGCGCCGGTCCCCGAATCCCTCCTCGAAGAAGTGCAGCGGCTGCTGCCCGGGGCCTCGCTGCACACCCCGTACGGGATGACCGAGGCGTTGCCCGTCACCGACATCAGCCTCGAACAGATCCGCGCCGCCGAGGCCGACGCCGGAAACATGGCGGGGGCGGGCAACGGGGTGTGCGTGGGCCTGCCGGTGCACGGTGCCCGCGTGGCCGTCATCCGGCTCGCCGCGGACGGCAGCGCGCACGGGACCGGCTCGGTCACGGACGCAGTCACGGAGGCGGGCGTGACCGGCGAGATCCTCGTCAGCGCCCCGCATGTGAAGGAGGCCTACGACAGGCTCTGGCTGACCCAGCGGAACAGCGTCCGCACGCCCGGATGGCACCGCACCGGCGACGTAGGGCACTTTGACGCCGCCGGCCGGCTCTGGGTGGAGGGACGCCTCGCGCACCTCGTGACGGCGCCCGGCGCCGTGGTGACGCCCATCGGCGCCGAACAGGCTATCGAGCGCCTGGACGACGTCGGGCTGGCCGCCGTCGTCGGGGTCGGCCCGTCCGGGACGCAGGCCGTCGTCGCCGTCGTCGAAACCGTTCCGCCGGTGCGCCGGGCCGGCCCGGCTGCGCCGCAGCTCGCCGGGCGCGTGCGTGACGCGGCCCGGCAGGCAGGCGTCAGCGTTGCCGCCGTGCTCGTCGTCCCCTCCCAACCGACCGACATCCGCCACAACGCCAAGATCGACAGGACCCGCCTGGCCCGGTGGGCTTCCGCGGTACTGGCCGGCGGCCGTCCGGGCACGCCGTGA
- a CDS encoding NAD-dependent epimerase/dehydratase family protein encodes MRVLVTGASGLLGRVVATLLVRQGHAVTTFQRRPAGVDGAADLSGSVTDDDAVRRAVAGAEGVIHLAAKVSFTGRAADFDEVNIEGTRRLLRAAREAGVRDLVFVSSPSVANYGVAIAGLGAEPADPARAHGDYSRTKAEAELLALAADSPELRVAAVRPHIVWGPGDTQLVERVLERAGRGRLPLLDAGAALIDTTYVDNAASAIVAALHRMEHIHGRALVITNGEPRPVGELLAGICAAGGVPAPSWRVPGRLARAAGSVVERLWARSGRAGEPPMTRFLAEQLSTAHWFDQRETRELLDWTPAVSLDDGLARLAEHYGSRRRGGA; translated from the coding sequence GTGAGGGTCCTTGTCACCGGCGCGAGCGGCCTGCTCGGTCGTGTTGTGGCCACGCTGCTGGTACGCCAAGGCCACGCCGTCACCACGTTCCAGCGCCGTCCCGCGGGCGTCGACGGCGCCGCGGACCTCTCCGGATCCGTCACGGACGACGACGCCGTCCGTCGCGCCGTCGCCGGCGCCGAGGGCGTCATCCACCTGGCGGCGAAGGTCTCCTTCACCGGCCGCGCCGCGGACTTCGACGAGGTGAATATCGAAGGCACCCGCCGCCTGCTCCGTGCGGCCCGCGAGGCCGGGGTGCGGGACCTGGTGTTCGTCTCCTCCCCGTCCGTGGCGAACTACGGGGTCGCCATCGCCGGACTGGGCGCCGAGCCGGCGGACCCGGCCCGCGCGCACGGCGACTATTCCCGCACCAAGGCCGAGGCCGAACTGCTGGCTCTGGCCGCGGATTCGCCGGAACTCCGGGTCGCGGCGGTGCGTCCGCACATCGTCTGGGGCCCGGGCGATACGCAACTGGTGGAACGGGTGCTGGAACGTGCCGGCCGCGGCCGCCTGCCGCTGCTTGACGCCGGGGCGGCCCTGATCGACACCACCTACGTGGACAACGCGGCCTCGGCGATCGTCGCCGCGCTGCACCGCATGGAGCATATTCACGGCCGGGCGCTGGTCATCACAAACGGCGAGCCCCGCCCGGTCGGCGAACTGCTGGCCGGCATCTGTGCCGCGGGCGGCGTCCCCGCACCGTCGTGGCGGGTGCCGGGCAGGCTCGCGCGGGCAGCCGGATCAGTGGTTGAGAGGCTCTGGGCCCGTTCCGGACGGGCCGGCGAGCCGCCGATGACCAGGTTCCTCGCCGAACAGCTCTCCACCGCCCACTGGTTCGACCAGCGCGAGACCCGCGAACTCCTTGACTGGACTCCCGCCGTCTCCCTTGACGACGGCCTGGCGAGGCTGGCCGAGCACTACGGTTCCCGTCGCCGCGGCGGCGCTTGA
- a CDS encoding 3-oxoacyl-ACP synthase III has translation MVGNATFRHGNTALLSVSSVEAPEIVSSAYFDRRLAPTLSRLKFPPKLLERVAGITHRRWWAPGTSFDDAAIEAGAKALAESGVQASEVGLLINTSVTRRSLEPSVAVRIHHGLGLPSSAINFDLANACLGFVNGMTLAANMIDSGQIKYAVIVNGEDAQATQEATLARLERPETTRADFNREFATLTLGSGAAAAVLGPADQHPGAHRIVGGVMRAGTEHHELCVGGIDGMATDTKGLLEGGLRLVVDAWHEAQPDWDWASMDRYVTHQVSNAYTQAIIDAIGLDPDKVPITFPHWGNVGPASLPMTLAAEAQSLGPGDRVLCMGVGSGLNTAMVEIVW, from the coding sequence TTGGTAGGGAACGCAACATTCCGGCACGGCAACACCGCATTGCTTTCGGTGAGCAGCGTCGAAGCTCCGGAGATCGTCAGTTCCGCGTACTTCGACCGCAGGCTGGCACCGACCCTGAGCCGGCTGAAGTTCCCCCCGAAGTTGCTCGAACGGGTCGCGGGCATCACGCACCGGCGCTGGTGGGCCCCCGGGACATCGTTCGACGACGCCGCCATCGAGGCCGGCGCGAAGGCGTTGGCCGAGTCCGGCGTCCAAGCGTCCGAGGTCGGCCTGCTGATCAACACCTCCGTCACGCGGCGCAGCCTCGAACCGTCCGTCGCGGTGAGGATCCACCACGGGCTTGGCCTGCCGTCCTCGGCCATCAACTTCGACCTGGCCAACGCGTGCCTCGGATTCGTCAACGGCATGACACTGGCCGCCAACATGATCGACAGCGGCCAGATCAAGTACGCGGTGATCGTCAACGGCGAGGACGCCCAGGCCACGCAGGAGGCCACCCTGGCCCGGCTGGAGCGGCCTGAGACTACCCGGGCTGACTTCAACCGCGAGTTCGCCACGCTCACCCTGGGTTCCGGAGCCGCCGCAGCGGTCCTGGGCCCGGCGGACCAGCACCCCGGGGCGCATCGGATCGTCGGCGGCGTGATGCGCGCCGGCACCGAGCACCATGAACTGTGCGTGGGCGGCATCGACGGGATGGCCACCGACACCAAGGGCCTGCTCGAGGGCGGCCTGCGGCTCGTGGTCGACGCCTGGCACGAGGCACAGCCGGATTGGGACTGGGCCTCGATGGACCGGTACGTCACGCACCAGGTGAGCAATGCCTACACGCAGGCCATCATCGACGCCATCGGCCTTGACCCGGACAAGGTGCCGATCACGTTCCCGCACTGGGGCAACGTGGGCCCGGCATCCCTCCCGATGACCCTCGCCGCCGAAGCGCAGAGCCTGGGACCCGGGGACCGCGTGCTGTGCATGGGCGTCGGTTCCGGCCTGAACACCGCCATGGTGGAAATCGTATGGTAG
- the ftsY gene encoding signal recognition particle-docking protein FtsY, with translation MNDILPIILPILAALVVLGALIPVLMKTRKNITRYPGKRDANDPVEPGPAAPGAGGTLLEDRPAPAPAPERTAPYAVDLEGLETVEVPDTVAGLETVPVETPLPVEGRLTRLRERLVKSNNILGKGLLALLSADRIDENVWDEVEETLLLADLGTEPTLQLIDALRERVKVLGARSPEHVKAMLREELIKLVDPSMDRSLRVTRHDDKPAVMMVVGVNGVGKTTTVGKLARVLVAEDKDVLLGAADTFRAAAAEQLATWGQRVGVPTVKSDVHGADPASVAYEAVKAGIEQEVDVVMIDTAGRLQNKVGLMDELGKVKRVIEKLAEVDEVLLVLDATTGQNGLNQARVFSEVVNITGIVLTKLDGTAKGGIVVAIQKSLGVPVKLIGLGEGADDLAPFDAEAFVDALLN, from the coding sequence GTGAACGACATCCTCCCGATTATTCTGCCCATTCTCGCTGCCCTGGTGGTCCTCGGGGCGCTGATTCCGGTCCTGATGAAGACCCGGAAGAACATCACGCGGTACCCCGGGAAGCGTGACGCGAACGATCCTGTGGAGCCAGGGCCGGCCGCACCGGGCGCCGGCGGGACCCTGCTGGAGGACCGCCCGGCGCCGGCGCCGGCACCGGAAAGGACGGCACCCTACGCCGTCGACCTCGAGGGCCTCGAAACGGTCGAGGTGCCGGACACCGTGGCCGGTCTGGAAACCGTTCCGGTCGAGACCCCGCTGCCCGTCGAGGGCCGCCTCACCCGGTTGCGCGAACGCCTCGTCAAGTCCAACAACATCCTCGGCAAGGGCCTGCTGGCCCTGCTTTCCGCGGACAGGATCGACGAAAACGTCTGGGACGAGGTGGAGGAGACCCTCCTGCTCGCGGACCTCGGCACCGAACCGACCCTGCAGCTGATTGACGCGCTCCGGGAACGCGTCAAGGTGCTGGGCGCCCGCTCCCCGGAGCACGTCAAGGCCATGCTGCGCGAGGAACTGATCAAGCTCGTGGACCCCTCGATGGACCGCAGCCTCCGGGTGACACGCCACGATGACAAGCCCGCCGTCATGATGGTGGTCGGCGTCAACGGCGTCGGCAAGACCACCACGGTGGGCAAGCTGGCCCGCGTACTCGTCGCCGAGGACAAGGATGTCCTGCTGGGCGCCGCCGACACCTTCCGCGCCGCCGCCGCCGAGCAGCTTGCCACCTGGGGGCAGCGCGTGGGCGTGCCCACCGTCAAGTCCGACGTCCACGGTGCGGACCCGGCCTCCGTGGCGTACGAAGCTGTCAAGGCAGGCATCGAGCAGGAAGTCGACGTCGTTATGATCGACACCGCCGGCCGCCTGCAGAACAAGGTCGGCCTGATGGACGAACTCGGCAAGGTCAAGCGCGTCATCGAAAAACTCGCCGAAGTGGACGAGGTACTGCTGGTCCTGGACGCCACCACGGGCCAGAACGGCCTGAACCAGGCCCGTGTGTTCTCCGAGGTCGTCAACATCACCGGCATCGTCCTGACCAAGCTGGACGGAACCGCCAAGGGCGGGATCGTCGTCGCGATCCAGAAGTCCCTCGGCGTCCCGGTCAAGCTCATCGGCCTCGGCGAGGGCGCCGATGACCTGGCCCCGTTCGACGCCGAAGCCTTCGTCGACGCCTTGCTGAACTAG
- a CDS encoding MFS transporter, giving the protein MSKTIRPAGGARPRAGAGKPGNARLPRDIKVMLVAAFLIAIGFGLVAPVLPQFATTFDVGATAAAVIVSIFALMRLLFAPAGGALIVRLGERPVYVAGLLIVAASTAACAFAQDYWQLLVFRGLGGAGSVMFTVASMAMVVRLAPPKSRGRVSGAYASAFLIGNVCGPIVGGLLAGFGLRVPFLAYAAALVLAALVVQTQLSHVPAASRLPGGAAPAMELREALRDSAYRAALLSSFANGWATIGVRMATVPLFAVVALGGGPESAGWALAVFAAGNAVALTFSGRLADNLGRKPLMIAGLVVTGTATAAIGSTHHFLWFLLASAVAGIGSGLLGPAQQAAVADVIGNERSGGRVLAVFQMTADSGAIAGPVFAGLLADRLGYGWAFGVTGAVLLAGAAGWLLARETFRPRTD; this is encoded by the coding sequence ATGAGCAAGACCATCCGCCCGGCCGGCGGCGCCCGTCCCCGGGCCGGCGCCGGGAAACCGGGCAACGCCCGGTTGCCCCGGGATATCAAGGTGATGCTGGTGGCAGCGTTCCTGATTGCGATCGGCTTCGGCCTTGTGGCACCGGTGCTCCCCCAGTTCGCGACCACGTTCGACGTCGGCGCGACGGCGGCGGCCGTGATCGTGAGCATCTTTGCCCTGATGAGGCTGCTTTTCGCGCCGGCCGGCGGTGCCCTGATCGTGAGGCTGGGAGAACGGCCGGTCTATGTGGCCGGACTGCTGATCGTGGCGGCCTCGACGGCGGCCTGCGCTTTCGCCCAGGACTACTGGCAGCTGCTGGTGTTCCGGGGGCTCGGCGGCGCCGGCTCGGTGATGTTCACCGTGGCGTCGATGGCGATGGTCGTCCGGTTGGCGCCGCCGAAAAGCCGCGGCCGGGTCTCGGGGGCCTACGCCTCCGCCTTCCTGATCGGCAACGTGTGCGGCCCGATCGTGGGCGGGCTGCTCGCCGGCTTCGGCTTGCGCGTGCCGTTCCTTGCCTACGCGGCCGCACTGGTGCTGGCTGCCCTCGTGGTCCAGACCCAGCTCAGCCATGTCCCGGCGGCCTCGCGCCTTCCGGGAGGGGCGGCCCCGGCCATGGAACTGCGCGAAGCGCTGCGGGACAGCGCCTACCGGGCGGCGCTGTTGTCCAGCTTCGCCAACGGCTGGGCCACGATCGGTGTGCGGATGGCCACGGTGCCGCTGTTCGCCGTCGTGGCTCTCGGCGGCGGCCCGGAGTCCGCGGGCTGGGCCTTGGCCGTCTTCGCAGCCGGTAACGCGGTGGCGCTGACCTTCTCGGGGAGGCTGGCGGACAACCTTGGCCGGAAGCCGTTGATGATTGCCGGCCTGGTGGTTACCGGAACGGCCACGGCGGCCATCGGGTCCACCCACCATTTCCTCTGGTTCCTGCTGGCCTCCGCCGTGGCCGGGATTGGTTCGGGCCTGCTCGGGCCGGCCCAGCAGGCGGCCGTTGCCGATGTGATCGGCAATGAACGGTCCGGCGGACGGGTGCTCGCCGTGTTCCAGATGACGGCGGACAGCGGCGCGATCGCCGGCCCGGTGTTCGCCGGGCTTCTCGCGGACCGGCTGGGTTACGGCTGGGCCTTCGGCGTCACCGGGGCCGTCCTGCTCGCCGGGGCCGCGGGCTGGCTGCTGGCGCGGGAGACCTTCCGGCCCCGGACAGACTAG
- the smc gene encoding chromosome segregation protein SMC: protein MHLKSLTVRGFKSFASATTLEFEPGVTAVVGPNGSGKSNVVDALAWVMGEQGAKTLRGGKMEDVIFAGTSGRPPLGRAHVSLTIDNSDGALPIEYSEVTISRTLFRAGGSEYAINGAGCRLLDIQELLSDSGLGREMHVIVGQGQLDRVLHATPEDRRGFIEEAAGILKHRRRKEKTVRKLEAMQANLSRLSDLTAELRRQLTPLGKQAEVARRAQAVQFEVRDARSRLLADDLVRLRSALAQEVADESALKARRAVVERDLEAGRQRQAALERLAAEATPKLNSARDNWYQLSAGRERLRALGSLAGERRRLLGAADAVPDSGRDPDQLDRQAARVRDEQAGLEQRIGERRSALDAAAAARQDAENAAAAEDKRLAALLRAAADRREGLARLAGQVGAARTRVESAQAELGRLRESQKAGEERRRLAHSEFTALESQVAGVEDGEETLDADYEDAGASLDAILADIEALKAAGREGERERGALLARRDALQLGLNRKDGPGHVLGSGLPGVLGSLASLITVEAGFESAIAAALGVCSDAVVVQDRDTAAAVLRLLKDDDAGRASLLLAAGSAGASDAAGPDTAPLPDGARWAAGLVTVPPPGGGAASRPPVARLLAGTAVVDDLDAAARLIAERPELTAVTRAGDVFTALTVSGGSARAPSLLEVQAAVDDASAKLAGVTAELERNRFALSAAQARRAEAQDRADAALALLHDSDARLAAVAERLGHLNSVLRSAVGESDRLAASLARAEANILAEQASLEAVAARLAAAQEAPTEEEPSPGHRDALALAASLARSAETDARLALRSAEEQLTATRHRASSLERAAAAERRAREEAAERARRRRLQARRAAAVSAAVEQAIGFIDVSVELARQERDSAEERREQVDGELAGVRTGNDASARELAELTDSVHRDELARAQQRLRIEALELRSIEELGLSADQLVADYGPDRGIVEGTPFVREEQEKRLRKAERDLSALGRVNPLALEEFAALEERHQFLSAQLEDLRATRKDLLDIIKEVDERVQKVFAEAFADTAAQFGRVFARLFPGGEGRLVLTDPSDLLTTGIEVEARPAGKKIKRLSLLSGGERSLTAVALLVAIFKARPSPFYVMDEVEAALDDTNLGRLLTIFEELRKSSQLIIITHQKRTMEIADALYGVTMRGDGVSTVISQRLGAGI, encoded by the coding sequence TTGCATCTCAAGAGCCTGACCGTCCGGGGATTCAAGTCGTTCGCATCGGCGACGACCTTGGAATTCGAACCAGGCGTCACCGCCGTGGTCGGTCCCAACGGCTCGGGCAAGTCCAATGTGGTGGACGCCCTGGCCTGGGTCATGGGCGAACAGGGCGCCAAAACCCTCCGCGGCGGAAAGATGGAAGACGTTATTTTCGCGGGCACCTCCGGCCGGCCGCCGCTGGGCCGTGCGCACGTCTCGCTGACGATCGACAATTCCGACGGCGCCCTCCCCATCGAGTACAGCGAAGTCACCATCTCCCGCACCCTGTTCCGCGCCGGCGGTTCCGAATACGCCATCAACGGTGCGGGCTGCCGGCTGCTGGACATCCAGGAACTGCTCTCCGACTCCGGCCTCGGCCGCGAAATGCACGTGATTGTCGGCCAGGGGCAGCTCGACAGGGTCCTGCATGCCACCCCGGAGGACCGTCGCGGCTTCATCGAAGAGGCCGCCGGCATCCTCAAGCACCGCCGGCGTAAGGAAAAAACGGTCCGCAAGCTCGAAGCCATGCAGGCGAACCTGTCCCGGCTCAGCGACCTCACCGCGGAACTCCGGCGCCAGCTCACCCCGCTCGGCAAGCAGGCCGAGGTGGCCCGCCGCGCCCAGGCCGTCCAGTTCGAGGTCCGCGACGCACGATCCCGCCTTCTCGCCGACGACCTCGTCCGGCTGCGGTCCGCGCTGGCGCAGGAGGTCGCGGACGAGTCCGCGCTGAAGGCCCGCCGCGCCGTCGTCGAGCGCGACCTTGAGGCGGGACGGCAGCGCCAGGCGGCCCTCGAACGGCTCGCCGCCGAGGCAACCCCGAAGCTGAACTCCGCACGGGACAACTGGTACCAGCTCTCCGCCGGGCGCGAACGGCTGCGCGCCCTCGGGTCCCTCGCCGGGGAACGCCGCCGGCTCCTGGGCGCTGCCGACGCCGTCCCGGACTCCGGCCGCGATCCCGATCAGCTCGACCGGCAGGCCGCCCGCGTCCGGGATGAACAGGCCGGCCTGGAACAACGGATCGGGGAACGCCGCAGCGCCCTGGACGCCGCAGCGGCCGCAAGACAGGACGCGGAAAACGCCGCGGCCGCCGAGGACAAACGGCTCGCCGCCCTGCTCCGCGCCGCCGCGGACCGGCGTGAAGGTCTCGCCAGACTCGCCGGGCAGGTCGGCGCTGCCCGCACCCGTGTCGAGTCGGCCCAGGCCGAACTCGGCCGGCTCCGGGAATCGCAGAAGGCAGGGGAGGAACGCCGCCGGCTCGCCCACAGCGAGTTCACGGCGCTGGAATCCCAGGTGGCCGGCGTCGAGGACGGCGAGGAAACCCTCGACGCCGACTACGAAGACGCCGGCGCATCGCTGGACGCCATCCTCGCGGACATCGAGGCGCTGAAAGCGGCCGGGCGGGAGGGCGAGCGGGAACGCGGCGCCCTCCTGGCCCGCCGCGATGCCCTCCAGCTTGGGCTCAACCGCAAGGACGGCCCCGGCCACGTGCTCGGCTCGGGGCTGCCCGGGGTCCTCGGATCACTGGCTTCCCTGATCACGGTGGAGGCTGGTTTCGAGTCCGCCATCGCCGCAGCCCTCGGTGTCTGCTCCGACGCCGTTGTGGTGCAGGACCGGGACACCGCCGCCGCCGTGCTGCGGTTGTTGAAGGACGACGACGCCGGACGCGCCTCGCTGCTGCTGGCCGCCGGTTCCGCCGGCGCCTCCGATGCCGCCGGGCCGGACACCGCGCCGCTTCCGGACGGGGCCCGCTGGGCCGCCGGCCTGGTCACGGTCCCGCCGCCAGGCGGGGGAGCCGCAAGCCGTCCGCCCGTGGCCCGGCTCCTGGCGGGAACCGCCGTCGTCGACGATCTGGATGCGGCGGCGCGGCTGATCGCCGAACGGCCGGAACTCACCGCCGTCACCCGGGCCGGGGACGTCTTCACCGCGCTGACGGTCAGCGGAGGCTCCGCCAGGGCGCCGTCGCTGCTCGAAGTCCAGGCCGCCGTCGACGACGCCTCGGCGAAGCTTGCCGGCGTGACCGCGGAACTGGAGCGCAACCGCTTTGCCCTGTCCGCCGCGCAGGCCCGGCGGGCCGAGGCCCAGGACCGCGCGGACGCGGCCCTGGCGCTACTCCACGATTCGGACGCCCGGCTGGCGGCCGTGGCCGAACGCCTCGGGCACCTCAATTCGGTGCTGCGCAGCGCCGTCGGCGAGAGCGACCGCCTCGCCGCGTCCCTCGCCAGGGCCGAAGCGAACATCCTGGCCGAACAGGCGTCACTCGAAGCCGTCGCGGCCAGGCTTGCCGCAGCCCAGGAGGCGCCTACGGAAGAGGAGCCTTCACCGGGGCACCGGGACGCGCTCGCGCTGGCGGCCTCGCTGGCCCGCTCCGCCGAGACGGACGCCCGCCTCGCCCTGCGCAGCGCGGAGGAACAGCTCACGGCCACGCGCCACCGTGCCTCCTCGCTCGAACGCGCCGCCGCCGCCGAACGCCGTGCCCGCGAGGAAGCCGCCGAACGGGCGCGCCGCCGCCGGCTCCAGGCCCGGCGGGCCGCAGCCGTTTCCGCCGCGGTGGAGCAGGCCATCGGGTTCATCGACGTCTCCGTGGAACTTGCCCGCCAGGAGCGGGACAGCGCCGAGGAACGCCGGGAACAGGTGGATGGCGAGCTGGCCGGCGTCCGCACCGGCAACGACGCTTCTGCCCGTGAACTGGCGGAGCTGACGGACTCCGTGCACCGCGACGAGCTGGCCCGGGCGCAGCAGCGGCTCCGGATCGAGGCCCTGGAGCTGCGAAGCATCGAGGAGCTCGGACTCAGCGCAGACCAGCTCGTCGCCGACTACGGCCCGGACCGCGGGATCGTCGAGGGCACACCGTTTGTCCGCGAAGAGCAGGAAAAACGGCTCAGGAAAGCCGAACGCGATCTGTCCGCCCTGGGCCGCGTCAATCCGCTGGCGCTGGAGGAATTCGCCGCGCTCGAGGAACGCCACCAGTTCCTCAGCGCCCAGCTGGAAGACTTGAGGGCCACCCGCAAGGACCTGCTGGACATCATCAAGGAAGTCGACGAACGCGTGCAGAAGGTGTTCGCGGAAGCCTTCGCGGACACCGCTGCCCAGTTCGGGCGCGTCTTCGCCCGGCTGTTCCCGGGAGGGGAGGGCCGGCTGGTCCTGACGGATCCCTCCGACCTCCTCACGACCGGCATCGAGGTGGAAGCACGTCCGGCCGGCAAGAAGATCAAACGGCTGTCCCTGCTTTCCGGCGGCGAACGCTCCCTGACCGCGGTGGCCCTGCTGGTGGCAATCTTCAAGGCCAGGCCCTCGCCGTTCTATGTCATGGACGAGGTGGAGGCGGCCCTGGATGACACCAACCTGGGGCGGCTCCTCACAATTTTCGAGGAGCTGCGCAAATCGAGCCAGCTGATCATCATCACGCACCAGAAGCGCACCATGGAAATTGCCGACGCCCTCTACGGGGTCACCATGCGCGGCGACGGCGTCTCCACCGTCATCAGCCAGCGGCTCGGCGCCGGGATCTGA